One Triticum dicoccoides isolate Atlit2015 ecotype Zavitan chromosome 4B, WEW_v2.0, whole genome shotgun sequence genomic window carries:
- the LOC119291853 gene encoding cytochrome c-type biogenesis CcmH-like mitochondrial protein isoform X2: protein MASAEDVKQRQVVEDRARNISHNVRCTECGSQSIEDSQADVAVLLRRLIRDEIKSGKSDKEIYKKLEEDFGETVLYAPKFDLQTAAIWLSPVIVGGVAAGVWAYQKHRQRTNVHIMALNLVRGVPLTPREKEMMIDILTPPLPARRWWWPLK from the exons ATGGCTAGTGCGGAGGATGTGAAGCAGCGGCAGGTTGTTGAAGACCGTGCAAGAAATATTAGCCACAATGTACGGTGCACTGAGTGTGGCAGCCAGTCCATTGAAGATTCGCAAGCAGATGTTGCAGTTCTCCTTAGAAGG TTAATTCGTGATGAAATAAAATCTGGAAAGAGTGATAAGGAGATATACAAAAAACTAGAAGAAGACTTTGGAGAAACAGTTCTATATGCCCCTAAATTTGATCTTCAAACTGCTGCCATATGGTTATCACCG GTCATTGTGGGCGGCGTAGCAGCCGGTGTGTGGGCTTACCAAAAGCACAGGCAAAGGACCAACGTTCACATCATGGCTCTGAACCTCGTCCGAGGGGTTCCCCTGACTCCAAGGGAGAAGGAGATGATGATCGACATCCTCACGCCGCCCCTGCCGGCAAGGAGGTGGTGGTGGCCTCTCAAATGA
- the LOC119291853 gene encoding cytochrome c-type biogenesis CcmH-like mitochondrial protein isoform X1: MKKDIQFIFSSSLSDFKLIQITLSFTMASAEDVKQRQVVEDRARNISHNVRCTECGSQSIEDSQADVAVLLRRLIRDEIKSGKSDKEIYKKLEEDFGETVLYAPKFDLQTAAIWLSPVIVGGVAAGVWAYQKHRQRTNVHIMALNLVRGVPLTPREKEMMIDILTPPLPARRWWWPLK; this comes from the exons ATGAAAAAAGACATTCAATTCATTTTTTCAAGTTCATTGAGCGATTTTAAG TTAATACAGATAACATTATCTTTTACCATGGCTAGTGCGGAGGATGTGAAGCAGCGGCAGGTTGTTGAAGACCGTGCAAGAAATATTAGCCACAATGTACGGTGCACTGAGTGTGGCAGCCAGTCCATTGAAGATTCGCAAGCAGATGTTGCAGTTCTCCTTAGAAGG TTAATTCGTGATGAAATAAAATCTGGAAAGAGTGATAAGGAGATATACAAAAAACTAGAAGAAGACTTTGGAGAAACAGTTCTATATGCCCCTAAATTTGATCTTCAAACTGCTGCCATATGGTTATCACCG GTCATTGTGGGCGGCGTAGCAGCCGGTGTGTGGGCTTACCAAAAGCACAGGCAAAGGACCAACGTTCACATCATGGCTCTGAACCTCGTCCGAGGGGTTCCCCTGACTCCAAGGGAGAAGGAGATGATGATCGACATCCTCACGCCGCCCCTGCCGGCAAGGAGGTGGTGGTGGCCTCTCAAATGA